GCTCTAAATTATTGTAGCGAGTCGTCGTTGAATTTCCCCAGAGATGGCTGACGTATCATAATCGTTTTTTTAGGAGCGACACATGAGCGATGAGCGAGGAATGAATGATATAATGCGTCAGCCCTATACGTTTCACCCTTTCGGGTAACGGTCTAGTGCGAAATGAGTACCTTTGCGTCGCTTGTTCATAAGATGAGTGGTCCTTAATATGAGTCTCCCTTGTAACGAATACGATCGACTGAGTCCTCCAGCAGAGACACGTCCCCGAGTAGACGAAGCTCTATATCAGGGGCTACATCCCTATGTAGAGTCTGCCAAGGCCTTGGCTCGGCTTACTTACAAGTCCCTCTATATCATCGACTACAACAAGCTAAACTTCCTCTATATCTCTAGCAACCCGCTCTTCCTCTGTGGCGAGTCTGTAGACGAAGTGATGAGCGAGGGGTATCAGTTTTACTATCGTCATGTGCCTGAGGAGGATCTAGCATTCCTCGAGCGTGTCAATCGGGCAGGCTTCGAATTCTTTAAGGAGATAGCCGTCTCGGAGCGTACGGACTACACCATCTCTTACAACTTTCGGATCATACCCGCCGAGTCTAAAGAACCGCTCTTGATCAATCATCAGCTCACGCCACTCAAGCTAGACTCAGAGGGTAACATTTGGCTGTCGCTCTGTCTCGTCTCTCTAGCTCACACACGAGAGGTAGGGGAGGCGTATATCTCTGCGGTCAACTCAGGTAAGCGATGGAGGCTCTCCTCAAAAAGTGGTCGCTGGAGGCAGATCGAAGACCTCACACTCAGTGAACACGAAAAAGCCGTAATCAGTCTAGCACACCAAGGCTTGTCTGTGGGAGAAATCGCACAAATCATCCACCGCTCAGAAGACTCCGTCAAGGGGTACCGCAAGGCTCTCTTTCAGAAGCTGGGTGTGGGCAATATCGCCGAGGCCATCGCCGTAGCCACCAGTCGCAAACTAATCTGACTCGCCCTAGCCTGAGCTATATGTTATAGAGATATATGCAGAGAGCCCGCTCACGAGACAAAAGGCTATGCTCGCTCTTGATGATACTCATAGAGCATGATCAATCTTAACGTGATTGCCTTAGCTGGCTTATGGAGAAGCTAGAAATTTAGTTGTACTTTTGTCCTGCATTACGAGATGTGTCGCTACGGCTTGGTGACAGAATGACTTGTCTGGCTGGGCTGTGCGCTTGTAGTTGCTATTTGGCAAGGTTGTTGCATAGTCTTGTGATAGAAATATAGAGCTAATATGAAAAAGGACAATAAGAAGGGTGGCAACTGTACAGAGCCACAACATATAGATCCCGATCAGGAGAATCAGACAAAGCAAGAGACGTCAGAGCAGGCGTGCGATGCAGCCGCAGCTACTGAGACGGATACAGCAGCGCCTGAGTGTGAGGAAACGCAGAAGATTGCTGAGCTACAGGAGTCGCTAGACAAGCTCAATGATCAGCATCTCCGTATGCTGGCTGAGTACGATAACTATCGCAAGCGTACGCTACAGGAGAAGAGCGACCTGATCAAGAATGGGGGAGAGCGTGTCCTCAAGGAGCTACTCCCGATAGTGGACGACTTCGAGCTAGCGGTCAAACATGCCCATGAGAGCAAGAGTGAGGAGGATCCGATCGTAGAGGGTCTACTCCTTATATATAATAAGCTGATCGGTTTCCTAGAGAAGCAGGGTGTCGTGATGATCGAGGCGACGGGCTGTCCCTTTGACGATAACCTACACGAGGCTGTGGCAATGATTCCGGCACCTACTCCAGAGCAGAAGGGGCAGGTGATCGATTGCGTCCGTACGGGCTATATGCTTCACGATAAGGTGCTACGCCACGCGCATGTGGTGGTCGGCAACTAAGAGGCATGGAGCTTTGATCTGCACAAGATAGATATATGGCAACGAAGAAAGACTACTATGAGCTGCTGGGCGTCTCACGAGACGCTTCGGCAGATGAAATAAAGAAGGCTTACCGCAAGCAAGCCTTAAAGTATCACCCTGACCGCAACCCTGGTGACAAGGAGGCGGAGGAGCACTTTAAGGAGGTTGCGGAGGCTTATGATGTGCTGAGTGATCCCGACAAGAAGAGTCGCTATGATCAGTTTGGACATAGTGGCGTAGATGGAGCTGGTGGCTTCGGTGGCTTCAGCGGTGGTGGCTTTACGGTAGATGATATATTCTCCCGTTTTGGCGACATCTTCGGAGGTGGCTTTGGCGATTACTTCGGAGGCGGCGGTGCTGGCTCCGGTAGGGTGCAGCGTCCTGTGGGTAGCGACCTGCGCGTTACGGTGCGTCTCACGCTCGAGGAAATCAATAGCGGGGTAGACAAGAAGCTACGTGTCAAGAAGTTGATACAGTGTGATGGCTGTCATGGTCAGGGCACTACGGAGAGCGATGGCAAGCGTAGCTGCTCGACTTGTGGAGGCGCTGGTGTCGTCTATGACGTGAGGAACTCGATCTTTGGTCAGATGCGCACGCAGACCACTTGCCCCACATGTGGAGGTGCTGGCGAGGTGGTCACGAAGCCTTGCGCTAAGTGTCACGGCAAGGGTGTGACGAAAGGTGAGGAGGTTATCTCCTTCCACATCCCAGCAGGTGTCGTGGGCGGTATGCAGCTGACGCTGCAGGGCAAGGGTAATGCAGCTCCCCAAGATGGTATACCTGGTGATCTGCTCGTAGTGATCCAAGAGGAGCAGCACAAGGACTTCATACGCAATGGCAATGACCTGATCTACAACCTCCTGATACCTATTCACACGGCGATACGTGGTGGACAGGTGACAGTGCCAACGATAGATGGTAGTGCACGCCTCAAGATAGAGCCTGGTACGCAGCCCGGCAAGGTGCTCCGTATGCGTGGCAAGGGTCTCCCCTCGGTACAGGGTTATGGACGTGGCGACCTGATGGTCAATGTGAATGTCTTCATCCCACAGCAGACCTCTGCAGAGGATGAAAAACTGATCGACCAATTAGCACAGTCGGAGCACTTTAATCCGACGGAAGCCGATCGTCAGGCTATAGACAAGAAGTATAGGGAGATGCTTGAGTAAGCATCTCCTATACCTCATATATATGGGTAACAAAGACCGCTAATCGTATGGTACGAATGAACGCTCTGTGGGCTAGACTCACACTCCTTATAGCATCGCTCTGTATCGCGCTGAGCAGCACTGCCTCGGCGCAGGAGCCGCTCAGTACAGACTCGCTGATTGGTGCGACTGCCGATGGGTATCATCGTATCAGTATACTACTCTGTACGCCCTCGCAGGCAGATGCCTACACGATCTATGGACACGCAGCGATGCGCGTGCGTAGCTTAGAGGATCTGGAGGACGACTATGTGTACAACTACGGGGTCTTTGACTTTGACCAACCAGGCTTTTACACGAAGTTTATCAAGGGCGAGACGGACGGTTACTTCGTGCAGCAGGAGCCGTGGGACTACTTCCTCTACCGCTACCATGCTTATGGACAAAACATCTATGAGCTGGAGCTAGATCTCTCTCCCGAGCAGGAAGAGGCGATACGCAGTTACCTAGCGTGGAACATCAAAGAGGAGAATAAGTACTACCTCTACAACTTCGCCTTTGACAACTGTGCTACACGGCCATACTCTATTGTCAAGCAAACGCTCCCTAAGGGGTGGCGCATAGAGTTGCCTCAAGTGGCAAAAGAAGAGTCGCTACGCAGTCTCATAGACGCCTATGCGGACTATCACCCGTGGTATCGTCTCGGTACGCAGCTTGCCCTGGGAGCGCCTGCCGACACGATTATGACGGTCGAGGATCGCCTCTTCCTACCGATGGAGATGGATCGTCTCTTACAGCAAGCGACAATCGTCTCTCCGACTGGTACGAAGCCACTCGTGAGTAATCGGATCGTCTATGATACCCCGACACCAGCACCACAGCCTGTAGCTCACTGGTGGCTGGAGCCTGTCCTATGGATGTCGCTCCTACTGGTCGTCTCGGGCGTGCTGTGCTACTTGCGTCGTAGCCGCTACTGGACATTGCTCTGGATGACGGGATACGCTTGTGCTGGCTGCATCTTGAGCTTTCTAACCTTCGTCTCGATACATCCCTGCACCGATCCTAACTACAACTTGCTGGTCTTTCATCCACTCCTCCTCTTGGCTTGGTTTGCTTTGGGCCGGGGAGGCAAGGCCCAAAGCATCGCACGGTACTTTCACTCGGCAAATGCTCTGGCCGTAGCACTCTACCTAATCTTGGTCGCCTGTGCCGTGCAGACCAGTTCGCTACCCATCATCTTGCTTGCCCTCAACTCGGCACTCCTCTCGGTAGCCTACCTAACCTATTCCAAACGATTCACACAGCGCAGATGAGACCTATTCGCTATCTCCTCCTCACATTAAGCTGTCTGCTACCGCTGGCACTATCTGCACAGCGCACGAGACCTGACATACTGGTGCAGATCTATGTCAAGGGACTACGCACCGACCTGCTGGATAGTTATCGAGCAGGGTGGGGTGGCAATGGCCTGAACGGAGTGATGAAGCAGGGAACGGTAGCACCCGACATTCGCTATCCATACCCGTTGCTAGACGAGGTGGCGCAACTGGCTTCGCTCTCGGCTGGTGCTATGCCAGAGATACATGGTGTGTACCAAGCTGAGCGGTATGATGCGGTGACGCAGCGGTCGGAGTCTACCTTTGCGAATAGAGACTATCGGGGCATCAACAGCGCAGAGCAGCTAGCTCCCGCAGGTGCCTTGCGTAGCGAACTGCTCACAGACGTACTCAGAGGCTCTTCGCAGGGCGATGCGATTGTCTATGCCATAGCGAGCCGTGCCAACGATGCCATTGCTGTGGCGGGACACGATGCCGAGGGTGCTATATGGATCGATAAGCATAGTGGCTGGTGGGCTACGACCAACTTCTACGGCGGTTTGCCTGCCTTGGCTCTCAAGGCAAATAATGAGCAGCGCATGCTGGGCGGACGTACGACACCGACTGTCTGGAAACCTCTCTCGAAAGGCGCGAAGGAGGGTAGCTTTGCGCATACCTTCGAAGGTGCTTGGCGCATGAGCGACCTCTTGACCTCTCCCTTTGCCAATGATGCGATCACAGACCTATCTAAGGAGTTCATACGCTACGCTCACAAAGCGCGCCACACGTCGCCTACGCTCATCGTTATGGTCTTAGACCTGGAGGTGGGTGCCCGTGGGGTAGCCTATGCGGACTATTCGCCAGAGCAGCAAGATGCCTACGCTCGGCTTAATGAGCAGGTACATCAGATCACTGCACTGCTACAAGAGTTGTATGGTGCGGACCACTATGCGCTCAATATCGTTGGAGTTCCTGTTGCGAACTTAGCTCAGCCGAAGGCTCCTTCTCGTCGCTCGGTCGTCACCTTCGACCCTGCCAAGTGTATCGCTCTGGCTAATCTCTACCTCTCAGCCATCTATGGGCGCAATGACTGGGTCATGGCCTACAGCCACCAGACGCTTCACCTAAATAAGAAGGAGATAGCAGATAAGAAGGTAGATATGCAGGATATGAGCAATAATCTTGCTACTTTTGTATCCGAGATGGAAGGTGTCATCGGGGCAATCCCCGCATATCAACTACAGAGAGGGCTATCACAGCCTGCCTGGGCTAAGCCTTTGTACTCGCATAGTTATCGTAGCTATGCGGGTGATGTGCTACTGGCTCTAGCACCTTTTGCAGAGGTGGCGGGAGAGAAGCCAGGCGTCGAGCAGCAGAGGCAGCGTCATGTCACGGCTCCTTTTATCCTGATGGCTCCTGGTGTAGCTTCGCAGAGGCTTACGGAGCCTATATCGTACGATGCGGTCGCCCCTTCGCTCGCATACCTTCTTTGTGTCCCTCAGCCGATGAGTGCTGACGGCACGCCACTCTTTATCCTATTCAATCAGAAATAATCAACCACTTATGGCTCTCAGTAATATCATCACAAAGCTCTTTGGTAGTAAGTCTCAGCGAGACCTCAAGGAGATAACACCCTACATTAAGAAGATCAAGGAGGTCGAACCCTCCATACAGGCTCTCAGCGATGATGCTCTGAGAGATCGCACACAGCAGCTGCGCAACGAGATCAACGAGTACGTTGCCTCGGAGCGTGCAGAGATTGCTAAGCTCAAAGAGGGCATCGAAGATCTCGACATAGACGCTCGCGAGGAGGCTTGGTCTAAGATTGATAAGATAGAGAAGGACGTCCTGGAGAAGATCGAGGTCAAGCTCGACGAGATCCTCCCTACGGCCTTTGCTATTGTCAAGGAGACTGCACGACGCTTTGCCAATAATGAACAGATCGTCGTCACTGCCACGCAGATGGATAGAGATCTGTCGATAGACCACGACTTCGTGGAGATCGATGGCGACAAGGCGATCTACCACAACCACTGGGTAGCAGGAGGCAACGAGATCACTTGGGATATGGTACACTACGATGTACAGCTCATCGGTGGTGTCGTACTGCACAAGGGTAAGATAGCCGAGATGGCGACGGGTGAGGGTAAAACGCTCGTAGCTACGCTGCCTGTCTTCCTCAATGCGCTACCAGGCAATGGTGTCCATGTGGTCACGGTCAATGACTATCTGGCTAAGCGTGACTCTGAGTGGATGGGGCCGCTCTATATGTTCCACGGGCTGAGCGTCGACTGTATCGACAAGCACAAGCCCAATAGCGAGGGGCGCCGCAAGGCTTACAATGCAGACATCACCTTCGGTACGAACAATGAGTTCGGCTTTGACTACCTGAGAGACAACATGGCGACAGCCCCCTCAGACCTCGTGCAGCGTCCGCACAACTACGCCATTGTGGATGAGGTGGACTCGGTCCTTATCGACGATGCTCGTACGCCTCTGATCATATCTGGTCCTACGCCTCAGGGGGAGGATCAGCTCTTTGAGGAGTATCTGCCCAATGTTGAGAAGGTGGTCAACGCTCAGAAAGATTTAGTCTCTAAGCTACTCGTAGAGGCGAAGAAGAAGATCGGTAGTGAGGACAAGAAAGAGGTAGACGAGGGCTTCCTACTCCTCTTCCGTGTCTTCAAGGGACTACCTAAGTACAAGCCTCTCATCAAGTACCTCAGTGAGCCAGGCATCAAAGCTTCTATGCTCAAGACCGAGGAGATCTATATGGCGGAGAACATGCGCCAGATGCACATCGTCACCGATCCCCTCTACTTCGTCATCGACGAGAAGATGAATAGCATCACCCTCACCGATAAGGGTATCGAGATGCTTTCGAAGGGTGCAGAGGATGCCTCCTTCTTCGTCCTGCCAGACATTGCATCTCAGCTAGCAGAGTTGGAGGGCGAGCACCTCGCTCCCTCTGAGTATGCTGCTAAGAAGGACGAGCTAATCACCAACTACGCGATCAAGAGCGAGCGTGTCCACACGGTCAATCAGCTCTTTAAGGCTTACGCTCTCTTCGAGCGCGATGATCAGTATGTGGTGATGGACAATAAGGTGATGATCGTCGATGAGCAGACCGGTCGTCTCATGGATGGCCGTCGCTACTCGGATGGTCTGCACCAAGCTATCGAGGCTAAGGAGCGCGTCAAGGTCGAGGCCGCTACGCAGACCTTTGCGACCATTACGCTGCAAAACTACTTCCGTATGTATCACAAGCTGGCGGGTATGACCGGTACGGCTGAGACCGAGGCGGGAGAGTTTTGGGACATCTACAAGCTCGACGTAGTGGTCATCCCGACCAATCGCCCCGTGATTCGTGATGATCAGAACGATCGTATCTACAAGACGGCTCGCGAGAAGTACAATGCAGTCATCGAGGAGATCGAGCGACTCATAGCGGCTGGTCGTCCAGTGCTAGTGGGTACCACTTCGGTCGACATCAGTGAGTTGCTCAGTCGTATGCTTTCGCTGCGCAAGATCCCCCACCAGGTGCTCAATGCTAAGCTACACCAGAAGGAGGCCGACATCGTCGCTCAGGCTGGTCAAGCTGGCACCGTGACCATCGCAACCAACATGGCTGGTCGTGGTACCGATATCAAGCTTTCGCCAGAGGTGCGTGAGGCTGGTGGACTAGCCATCATCGGTACCGAGCGACATGAGTCACGCCGTGTGGATAGACAGTTGCGTGGTCGTGCTGGTCGTCAGGGAGACCCCGGTAGCTCTGTCTTCTTCATCTCGCTAGAGGATCACTTGATGCGACTCTTTGCGAGTGATCGTATTGCTTCGCTGATGGATCGTATGGGCTTTGGCGAGGGTGAAGCTCTTGAGAATAAGATGCTCAGCAACTCTGTAGAGCGTGCGCAGAAGAAGGTCGAGGAGAACAACTTCGGTATCCGTAAGCGCCTCCTAGAGTACGATGATGTGATGAACTCACAGCGTAAGGGTATCTACGAGAAGCGTCGCCACGCCTTGATGGGCGAGCGCATCGGCATGGACGTCCTCAACATGCTCTACGACGTGACCGAGGCGATTGTCAATAAGAATAAGGAGGCGGACGACTACGAGGGCTTCCGCGACGAACTCCTCTCGGTGCTGGCCGTAGAGACTGAGCTGACTCCTGAAGCCTTCAAGTCGAGCCATACGAATGAAGTGGTCGACAAGACCTTTGAGACAGTCTATCAGGCACTCAACCACAAGGGCGAGAAGATCGCCACGGTCGCTTACCCGATCCTGCACAACCTCTACGAGACGCAGGGCGACAAGTTCAAGCGCATCATCATACCGATCACGGATGGTAATAAGGTGTACAATATCCCTTGCGACCTCGCTGAGGCAGACCGCACAGAGGGCAAGAGCATCGTCAAGGAGTTTCACAAGACGATCATGCTCTACACCCTCGATGATGCCTGGAAGGAGCACCTCCGTGAGATGGACGAGCTGCGTAACTCTGTGCAAAACGCTAGCTACGAGAACAAGGACCCACTCCTCATCTACAAGCTAGAGTCTTACGACCTCTTTAGTGCTATGCTTGACGGGCTCAACCGCAAGACCGCTACCATCCTCACGCGTGGTCGCATACCGCTACCCGCTGACGATGAGACCGGCTCTAGTCTCTCCGTCCGTGAGGCACAGACCGAGCGACGCACAGATCGTAGCCAGTATCGTGAGACCAAGGACGAGATCGCTAGCCAGCAGGAGGCACAGCGTCAAGCTGGAGAAGCCGCCACACAGGCTTCACAGCCTAAGGCTCAGCCTATCGTCAAGGAGCAAAAGATCGGTCGCAACGACCCATGTCCTTGCGGTAGCGGTAAGAAGTATAAGAATTGTCACGGGCGCAACGCCTAGACATCATCATATAGGGGCAGGCTTTGGCAAGAAGCTTTGCCCCTTTTTGCTATTTCCCAAAAAGTCAATAGGGACGCAGTAGGGTGGTGCACGACGCTACCTTTGCTTTGATCCCCCACACAGCGTAAGACTATGATTTACTCCATGACAGGATATGGTAGCAGTCAGCTACTCCTAGAGGGTGTCACCTACGAGGTCTCAATCCGCTCCGTCAATAGCAAGCAGCTAGACCTCTCGCTCCGACTCCCCTCCATCCTACGAGACCGAGAGATAGAGCTTCGTGGCATCTTGATCCCCGCACTCTTCAGAGGCAAGGTCGACGTGACCATTCGCACGGCCGATAATTCGCTAGGCACCTCCCCACAGGTACAGATCAATGCGCCTCTCCTCCATGCTTACTACGATCAGATCCATAGTGCCATAGAGGCCGAAGGCATCCCGCAGCCCGAAGACCTGACACGTCTCTTGCTCAGCTACCCAGGCGTCATCGTAGAGCAAGGCGAGACGCCCCTCACCGACGAAGATATGCAGCTACTGAGTCAAGCTATCGGGGAGGCGGTTGATCAGTTCAACGCTTTTAGAGAGCAAGAGGGCGCATCGCTCGAGCGCATCTTTGTGGAGAAGCTAGACCGCATCGCGGCCTTACTCGCAGAGGTCGATCCCTACGAGCAGAGCCGCATCACAGACCTACGGAGCAAGCTCGAGGAGCGATTAGCCCAGCTCACCTCCATACAGTACGACGAGGCTAGGCTAGAGCAGGAACTCATCTACTACATCGAGAAGCTAGACATCAGCGAGGAGAAGAACCGACTCGCCAACCATATCCGCTACTTCCGTGAGGTGCTAGCCCAGACTGGCGATCCCGATCCCTCTAGGGGCAAGAAGCTCGGCTTCATCGCTCAGGAGATGGGACGTGAGATCAACACCCTAGGGTCTAAGAGCAACAACGCCGCCATGCAGCAGCTCGTCGTCCAGATGAAAGACGAGCTAGAGCAGATCAAGGAGCAAGTCCTCAACGTACTATAAACCCTAAGTGCCAAAAGCTATGTCACATCTCATCCTTATCTCTGCCCCCTCAGGCTCTGGCAAAAGCACTGTCATCCAGCAACTCATGCAAGACGAGAGCCTGCGACTCTCCTTCAGCATATCCGCCACGAGCCGTCCGCCGCGAGGAAATGAGCAGCATGGTGTGGAGTACTACTTCTACACGCCCGAGCAGTTCAAGAAGTTGATCGCCGAGGATCGTCTCGTCGAGTATGTGGAGGTCTACCCCGGCAAGTACTACGGCACGCTCCGCAGCGAGGTCGATCGGCTAGCTAGTATGGGGCGCAACATCCTCTTTGACGTCGATGCCGTCGGGGCGATGCGCATCCAAGAGGCTTACAGAGACAAGGTGGTCAGCATCTTCCTCATGCCACCCACCTTTGCGGAGCTACGTCGCCGGCTAGAGTCACGAGGCACCGAGAGCCCCGAGCTAGTCGAGGAGCGCATGCGTCGAGCTTCGTATGAGATCAACTTTGCCGAGCAGTTTGACCACACCGTCGTCAACGACGACCTCAAGCTCTGCGTCTCGCAGGTCGCACAGATCATCCGCGACACGATCAGCAAGTAACTTACTCCACGCTCTACAAGCGAGTGCGCGCAGCGTAAGCCCGCTTTATCGACAAATAGAAGGCTCAGCCGTCCTTCCTGGATAGCTGAGCCTTCTGCCATTCGTATCGACTTGATCTAGTAGCACATACGAGTTCCAAAAATAGTTCCCCTCTTGGAACTTTTTAGTTCCAAGGGAAGAACTCTTCAGTTCCAGCGCAGGAACTTTTTAGTTCCAACGGGGGAACTTTTCAGTTCCAGCGGAGGAACCGTTCAGTCGATGGGTCTGTTTCTCTGCTCCGACTAGTTTTCCAAAAAGTTTCCAGCCTTGGAAAAATAAATTTCCAACGCTGGAAATTTTATTTTCCACCGTTGGAAAGTTCAGTTTCCACCGTTGGAAACTTTAGCCCCCCCGTATGAAACTGGAGTTTCACTCGATGGACCCGAGAGAAAAGGCGGATGAGACGACAAAAAGAGAGGAGACGCCGATGACGACATCTCCTCTCTTTGGGATTTAGTGGGGAGGTGTGATGCTCCTCACTCTGTATGTTGGCATTTACTGCCTAGTTAGTTGCCTTTTACTGTCTAGTTAGTTGGCATTTACTAGATGCGGTGCTATCTTCGTTTGCGGCTTTTATCGCTTGGGGAAGGTGGGCTGCGGATGCGCCTTGACCTCCTCCAGGAGTACGCGTACGGCTGCTTCTAGCTGACTATCGTGTCCCTCGAGGACGCGGTTGTAGTCGAGCGGTACCACGACATCGGGCTCGAGCTGCTTATTCTCGAGGAAGTCTCCCTGCTGGGTGCGATAACCTACGGCGGGGATGCCGAAGAAGAGCAGCGGGTTCTGCATGGTGACCCAGTTGACCGAGGTCATAGTGCCTGGTACTGGCATGCCGACGACCTTGCCCATGCCGAGGGTTTGGTAGACCCATGGAGAGCCGTGTGCATTGGAGTAGTCAGCCTCGCAGACGAGCATGACTGAGGGCTTGGTCCAGCGCTTGCTAGGCATCGTGCAGTAGTCCTGTCCGCGCACCTCTTGCTGCAGATAAGCCTTGCCACCGAAGAAGGTCTCGAGGTCTTCGTGCAGACGACCACCACCGTTGTAGCGGATGTCGATGACGATACCGTCGCATTGGTAGTACTTGCCCATCACCTCGCTATAGACGGTGCGGAACTCGTCATCGCCCATGCTCGGGATGTGTACATAGCCGAGACGACCATTAGAGAGACGCTGCACCTCAGCTTCGCGAGCCTTGACCCAGCGCTTGTAGAGTAGTCCCGAGAGCTTGCCCGAAGAGATCGGACGTACAGCCTCGGTGATTTCCTTTTGCTCCTTATTACTATAGAAGGTGACAGCCGTGAGCGTGCCGGTAGTGCCTGCGAGGAGGTCACGCCAGTCGGTGTGGTGGTCGATGCGTGTACCATTGATCGCAACGATCCGGTCGCCCGGCTGTAGCTTGGTCAGGTAGGTGTCAAAGGGACCTCCCGTAACGATCTCGTCGACGATGATCCCCTCGAGGGGTAGGGAGTACCAGTTGTAGAGTAGCCCTAGGCGTCCCGTAGCTGGCTCGCTAGAGCTCTGTCTGTAGCCTGAGCCTGTGTGCGATACGTTGAGCTCGCCTAGGATC
The sequence above is a segment of the Porphyromonas vaginalis genome. Coding sequences within it:
- the gmk gene encoding guanylate kinase, which codes for MSHLILISAPSGSGKSTVIQQLMQDESLRLSFSISATSRPPRGNEQHGVEYYFYTPEQFKKLIAEDRLVEYVEVYPGKYYGTLRSEVDRLASMGRNILFDVDAVGAMRIQEAYRDKVVSIFLMPPTFAELRRRLESRGTESPELVEERMRRASYEINFAEQFDHTVVNDDLKLCVSQVAQIIRDTISK
- a CDS encoding YicC/YloC family endoribonuclease, producing MIYSMTGYGSSQLLLEGVTYEVSIRSVNSKQLDLSLRLPSILRDREIELRGILIPALFRGKVDVTIRTADNSLGTSPQVQINAPLLHAYYDQIHSAIEAEGIPQPEDLTRLLLSYPGVIVEQGETPLTDEDMQLLSQAIGEAVDQFNAFREQEGASLERIFVEKLDRIAALLAEVDPYEQSRITDLRSKLEERLAQLTSIQYDEARLEQELIYYIEKLDISEEKNRLANHIRYFREVLAQTGDPDPSRGKKLGFIAQEMGREINTLGSKSNNAAMQQLVVQMKDELEQIKEQVLNVL